In Terriglobus sp. TAA 43, a single window of DNA contains:
- a CDS encoding AI-2E family transporter has translation MADEQYPSRLANSYQPQPSDHLRTAGTALMGWWRAATLDALCVGLMWFVGLYFIHVPWAPLWALVAAVCQFVPGIGTALAVCGPAIAAFFASVDTDLDKLWWTLGLYAFIAIVDGALIQPLLLKRSTLVPWWAAMLGPIVGGILLPPWGALLAPPILAVIYAFRNANKSR, from the coding sequence GTGGCGGACGAGCAATATCCTTCCCGGCTGGCGAACTCTTACCAGCCTCAGCCGTCAGACCATCTGCGCACGGCGGGTACCGCGCTGATGGGATGGTGGCGTGCCGCCACACTGGACGCGCTGTGTGTGGGCCTGATGTGGTTTGTGGGCCTTTACTTCATCCATGTGCCCTGGGCGCCGCTGTGGGCTCTGGTGGCTGCTGTCTGTCAGTTTGTTCCGGGGATCGGAACGGCGCTTGCCGTATGCGGTCCTGCGATTGCTGCATTCTTCGCATCCGTCGACACGGATCTGGACAAGCTGTGGTGGACGCTGGGGCTGTATGCGTTCATCGCGATTGTCGATGGAGCGCTGATTCAACCGCTGTTGCTGAAGCGCAGCACGCTGGTGCCGTGGTGGGCGGCGATGTTGGGACCGATTGTTGGAGGCATCCTACTGCCGCCGTGGGGTGCGTTGCTGGCTCCGCCGATACTTGCAGTGATCTATGCGTTTCGAAACGCAAACAAGAGCCGTTAA
- a CDS encoding alpha-amylase domain-containing protein, which yields MAVMMQGFYWDCAKEENRLGEWWNYVAEKIPSLGKQGIGFDAIWLPPISKGASPGTMGYDPYDYFDLGDFDQKDSVKTSFGNRAELESLIKTIHDNGMGAIADMVINHNSGADEEEENPLDGQKRWTKFNPKSGKFPRNWDCFHPSRYEKVMLEGENFAGFPHLCHRNPKVYAAMYEYARLIIEDLDFDGFRFDFVKGFGAWMIGLLAKYQYQKKDNPNFSPFVVGEYWSGPDDIHDWLDAVSTLTDSQIAAFDFPLRYKLKDVCDTLNYDLRNLTDGTSVSAARPFNAVTFVDNHDMNDNFVTNDKMLGYSFILTQDGYPCVFWRDYYNYELARPDTPNGIDALVQAHHKHAGGESCILHADPDLYISQRGGTEDQSGLIYVLNNLGNQWSGTTVKTKWPNTRFIPVAWDGHDQAHPDERSTDEEGNGEFPAPPRGYCVYAPIFE from the coding sequence ATGGCTGTCATGATGCAGGGCTTTTACTGGGATTGTGCCAAGGAAGAAAACCGGCTGGGCGAGTGGTGGAATTACGTCGCTGAAAAGATCCCGTCGCTTGGCAAACAAGGCATTGGTTTTGACGCCATCTGGCTGCCACCAATCAGCAAAGGAGCAAGCCCGGGAACCATGGGCTATGACCCCTATGACTATTTCGACCTTGGAGACTTTGACCAGAAGGACTCGGTAAAGACCAGCTTCGGCAATCGCGCGGAGTTGGAAAGCCTGATCAAGACCATCCATGACAACGGCATGGGCGCAATCGCGGACATGGTGATCAATCACAACAGCGGCGCGGACGAGGAAGAAGAAAATCCCCTGGATGGCCAGAAGCGCTGGACGAAATTCAATCCAAAGAGTGGGAAATTTCCGCGTAACTGGGACTGTTTCCACCCCTCGCGCTATGAAAAGGTCATGCTGGAAGGCGAGAACTTCGCAGGCTTTCCACACCTGTGCCATCGCAATCCGAAGGTCTATGCGGCGATGTATGAATACGCTCGCTTGATCATCGAAGACCTTGATTTCGACGGTTTCCGCTTCGACTTTGTCAAAGGCTTCGGTGCGTGGATGATCGGCCTGCTGGCGAAGTATCAGTATCAGAAGAAGGACAACCCCAACTTCTCGCCCTTTGTCGTAGGCGAATACTGGAGTGGCCCGGATGACATTCACGACTGGCTGGACGCGGTAAGCACGTTAACGGATTCGCAGATCGCCGCGTTCGACTTCCCTCTTCGTTACAAGCTCAAAGATGTTTGCGACACGCTCAATTACGATCTACGCAACCTGACCGATGGCACGTCTGTCTCGGCAGCGCGGCCATTCAACGCCGTAACGTTCGTGGACAACCACGACATGAACGACAACTTTGTCACGAACGACAAGATGCTCGGCTATTCGTTCATCCTCACCCAGGACGGCTATCCCTGCGTCTTCTGGAGGGACTACTACAACTACGAACTGGCACGGCCCGACACACCTAATGGCATCGACGCGTTGGTACAGGCACACCATAAACATGCCGGTGGCGAGAGCTGCATCCTGCACGCTGACCCTGATTTGTATATCTCGCAACGTGGCGGCACGGAAGACCAATCCGGCCTGATTTACGTATTGAACAACCTCGGCAACCAGTGGAGCGGTACCACCGTGAAAACCAAGTGGCCCAACACGCGGTTTATCCCCGTGGCGTGGGACGGTCACGATCAGGCACATCCTGACGAACGCAGCACCGACGAGGAAGGCAACGGCGAATTCCCTGCTCCGCCCCGCGGCTATTGCGTCTATGCACCGATTTTTGAGTAG
- the purQ gene encoding phosphoribosylformylglycinamidine synthase subunit PurQ: MKIGVLVFPGSNCDHDTYNVIDAVAQQPVTFLWHASEDLQGCDAILVPGGFAYGDYLRTGALARFAPIMGSVKKFAAQGGPVMGICNGFQILCESGLLPGALMRNAGLRYICKQVNLRTETNDSPFTHLLQRGEVLQMPIGHMEGNYFCDADTLATLKKQDRIAFRYSTPTGDITADANPNGSLENIAGVLSEGRNVLGMMPHPDRSSESILGTADGLKLFQGLIASLQTA; encoded by the coding sequence ATGAAGATTGGTGTGCTTGTCTTCCCCGGTTCTAACTGTGACCACGACACCTACAACGTGATCGATGCCGTCGCGCAACAGCCTGTGACCTTTCTCTGGCATGCCAGCGAGGATCTGCAGGGATGCGACGCCATCCTGGTCCCCGGTGGCTTCGCGTATGGCGATTATCTGCGCACCGGCGCGCTCGCGCGTTTTGCCCCCATTATGGGGTCGGTGAAGAAGTTTGCTGCGCAGGGCGGCCCAGTTATGGGCATCTGCAACGGCTTCCAGATTCTCTGCGAGAGCGGCCTGCTGCCCGGCGCGCTGATGCGCAATGCGGGCCTGCGTTACATCTGCAAGCAGGTCAATCTCCGCACCGAAACGAACGACTCGCCCTTCACACACCTGCTGCAACGCGGCGAAGTTCTCCAGATGCCCATCGGCCACATGGAAGGCAATTACTTCTGCGATGCGGATACGCTGGCCACGCTGAAGAAGCAGGATCGCATCGCCTTCCGTTACAGCACGCCCACCGGCGATATCACAGCCGATGCCAACCCGAACGGTTCGCTGGAAAACATCGCCGGCGTACTGAGCGAGGGCCGCAACGTGCTGGGCATGATGCCGCATCCTGACCGCTCCAGTGAGTCCATCCTCGGAACCGCAGATGGACTTAAGCTTTTCCAGGGACTTATCGCGAGCCTGCAGACCGCCTAA
- a CDS encoding tyrosine-protein phosphatase: MIDIHHHLLPGIDDGSKSLEQSIAMVTMAVEDGITHIVATPHADDTWKYNRERNAELLQQLREALPAEVAAKITLGLGCDFHMNWENTEDAHVHKRRYTINETEYLLVELPDVGIPNRMDELLYQLRVDGLTPILTHPERNTTLQRSRDRLREWMQSGLLLQITAGSVTGHFGSTAETFAWELLEKRWVHFLATDAHNLDRRPPHMSSAYRLVSERLGTETAERLCVTNPLTVFEGRPWPSQPAPIGLFEQQFGDDDDDDDKPSFWRRIFGR; encoded by the coding sequence ATGATTGATATTCACCACCATCTGCTACCCGGTATCGACGACGGCTCCAAGAGCCTCGAACAATCCATTGCCATGGTCACCATGGCGGTGGAAGATGGCATCACGCATATCGTCGCCACACCGCACGCCGACGATACGTGGAAGTACAACCGTGAACGCAACGCAGAACTGCTTCAGCAATTACGTGAAGCGTTACCAGCAGAAGTCGCCGCAAAGATCACATTAGGCCTTGGTTGCGACTTCCATATGAACTGGGAGAACACGGAAGACGCGCACGTTCACAAGCGCCGTTACACCATCAACGAAACGGAATATCTTCTTGTCGAACTACCCGATGTCGGCATTCCGAACCGCATGGACGAGTTGCTATACCAACTCCGCGTGGATGGTCTAACCCCGATCCTGACGCATCCGGAGCGCAACACCACACTGCAACGTTCGCGTGATCGTCTACGCGAATGGATGCAAAGCGGCCTGCTTCTGCAGATAACGGCGGGATCCGTCACTGGCCACTTCGGGAGCACTGCGGAAACCTTCGCATGGGAGTTGCTGGAGAAGCGCTGGGTTCACTTCCTGGCCACCGACGCCCACAACCTGGACCGCCGGCCACCGCACATGAGTTCCGCGTATCGACTTGTGTCCGAACGGCTTGGCACGGAAACCGCAGAGCGTCTTTGCGTCACCAATCCCCTTACTGTCTTTGAAGGGAGACCTTGGCCGTCGCAACCCGCGCCAATTGGTCTCTTTGAGCAGCAGTTCGGCGACGATGATGACGACGATGACAAGCCCTCCTTCTGGCGCCGCATCTTCGGTCGTTAA
- a CDS encoding FeoA family protein — translation MHLAELKHGEKATVLGVAQGEAYCHLCALGLNTGAEVEVVRTLSRRTVLIVRVDGFDIALRGETASTVKIRMESAL, via the coding sequence GTGCACCTGGCAGAGTTGAAGCATGGAGAGAAGGCCACGGTGCTGGGTGTGGCACAGGGCGAAGCCTATTGCCACCTGTGCGCCCTGGGGCTGAACACCGGAGCAGAAGTTGAAGTAGTACGGACCCTCTCGCGACGCACTGTTCTCATCGTTCGGGTGGATGGCTTTGATATTGCCCTGCGCGGCGAAACCGCATCGACAGTAAAGATTCGTATGGAGAGTGCCTTGTGA
- a CDS encoding ferrous iron transporter B, which yields MSTATVIAVEKSTSARPAGAFQTIGLIGPPNVGKTTLFNRLTGLRQKVSNYSGVTVEHRSGKLKSGQTVIDLPGVWSLTPESEDQKIAVNVLHGTQLGVPKLDAVLLVVDGTALHRYMGLIHEVLACGLPTMVLINMADELVARNGYIDPLAVARELGSPTALISASRGTGMDAISHFLNAQHAAAQILPVLQAGGNAAPGCATDCNTLTRSGAYRRPHHSKFTRAFDRWALHPVVGPLMCILFIAAAFQIMFRLAYPAGQWLSTWLGNIGIAAGAHIPDAILRAIIVDGIWNGIASILGFLPTILCMFLVITLLEDSGYMARAAVIADRTMGHVGLNGRSFLPLLSAYACAVPAIMATRAIPSKRDRLATILIAPFMTCSARLPVYALLIAAFIPQRKVLGNLLGLQAVTLMLLYAVGLLAALFTAKLLHSSALKGSASMFAIELPNYRMPRLHTVALAIYDRSIVFLKQVGTVILVLNLAIWFLSHMPFHNGLPSDVGASYLARLGDVIQPLLHPLGLNRNVGISLLGAFVARESVVSTLATLYGQVNVGEALRSEIGLAGAIALLVFFALAMQCTATLAVVRRETNSWKWPLLQFAYMTVLAYGASFATYRIALAMHL from the coding sequence GTGAGCACCGCAACGGTCATCGCCGTGGAGAAGTCCACATCGGCCCGACCTGCGGGGGCGTTTCAGACCATCGGTCTCATCGGTCCACCTAACGTTGGTAAGACCACGCTCTTCAATCGCCTGACAGGACTGCGTCAGAAGGTCAGCAACTACAGCGGCGTCACCGTAGAGCATCGCTCCGGCAAATTGAAATCAGGTCAGACCGTCATTGACCTTCCGGGCGTGTGGTCACTCACACCCGAGAGCGAAGACCAGAAGATCGCCGTCAACGTTCTGCACGGCACGCAGCTTGGTGTGCCGAAGCTTGACGCTGTTTTGCTCGTCGTCGACGGCACAGCGCTGCATCGCTACATGGGCCTTATCCATGAAGTGTTGGCATGTGGCCTTCCCACCATGGTGCTCATCAACATGGCGGACGAACTGGTGGCTCGCAATGGTTACATTGATCCGCTTGCCGTAGCACGTGAACTGGGTTCGCCCACGGCGCTGATCAGCGCATCACGCGGCACCGGCATGGACGCCATCTCGCACTTCCTGAATGCGCAGCACGCCGCAGCGCAGATTCTGCCCGTGCTGCAGGCGGGTGGCAACGCTGCTCCCGGATGCGCCACGGACTGCAACACACTCACTCGCTCCGGCGCTTATCGTCGTCCGCATCACTCCAAGTTCACACGTGCTTTTGATCGCTGGGCGCTCCATCCGGTCGTTGGGCCGTTGATGTGTATTCTCTTCATCGCCGCGGCATTTCAGATCATGTTCCGCCTCGCCTATCCCGCAGGCCAGTGGCTCAGCACATGGCTTGGCAATATCGGCATCGCGGCTGGTGCACACATTCCTGACGCGATCCTGCGCGCGATCATCGTCGACGGCATCTGGAACGGTATTGCTTCCATCCTTGGCTTCCTACCCACCATCCTCTGCATGTTCCTCGTGATCACACTGCTTGAGGATTCCGGTTACATGGCGCGTGCAGCCGTCATTGCAGACCGCACCATGGGCCACGTAGGCCTGAATGGACGCTCGTTCCTGCCTCTACTCAGCGCCTATGCCTGCGCCGTTCCCGCCATCATGGCCACACGGGCTATCCCATCCAAGCGCGACCGCCTGGCAACGATCCTGATTGCTCCGTTCATGACATGCAGCGCTCGCCTGCCTGTGTATGCGCTGCTCATTGCGGCGTTCATTCCGCAGCGCAAGGTTCTTGGAAATCTTCTCGGGCTGCAAGCTGTCACTCTGATGCTGCTCTATGCCGTTGGTCTTCTCGCGGCGCTGTTCACTGCGAAGCTACTGCATTCCAGCGCGCTTAAAGGCAGCGCGTCCATGTTCGCGATTGAACTGCCGAACTACCGCATGCCGCGCCTGCACACAGTGGCGCTGGCCATCTATGACCGCAGCATCGTCTTCCTGAAGCAGGTGGGAACGGTCATTCTGGTGCTGAACCTGGCCATCTGGTTCCTGTCGCACATGCCATTCCACAATGGTCTGCCCAGCGACGTGGGTGCAAGCTATCTCGCGCGGCTCGGCGATGTGATTCAGCCGCTGCTGCATCCCCTTGGTCTGAATCGCAACGTAGGCATTTCGCTCCTGGGTGCATTCGTAGCGCGCGAGAGTGTCGTCAGCACCCTTGCCACACTCTACGGTCAGGTCAACGTGGGCGAGGCTCTGCGCTCGGAGATCGGCCTCGCAGGCGCGATCGCGCTGCTCGTCTTCTTCGCGCTCGCCATGCAGTGCACGGCAACGCTCGCCGTCGTACGCCGCGAGACGAATAGCTGGAAGTGGCCTCTGTTGCAATTTGCGTACATGACGGTGCTGGCTTATGGCGCGTCATTCGCCACATATCGCATCGCACTCGCCATGCACCTGTAG
- a CDS encoding glycoside hydrolase family 28 protein, protein MTPLPRRTFLKTTAAAVATLPWIANEAQHAKTPTTPKTSGVTIHVREMGATGDGKTKDTLALQQSLDRCSLLGGGEVILSAGEYLSGALQLHSNTTLRIEEGATLTGSPDMLDYPLAQVRWEGKFIKGYSAFINAVDASNIRITGPGRIVGSSAIVGRLEKGTRMRLPALIEFTNCRNVTVDNIFTKQFGMWSIHPLLSDNVTFRNVTIESGADGIDPDSCRNMIIDNCTFRTVDDCIAIKSGRGSEAYRVARPSENIHISNCTFTDARWACVSIGSEASGGVRNVVVEHCKILSAYTHGVYIKTRSGRGAFIEDVIFRDMDVAGCREGFLRLNSLGSGLQDQDPVPGDEGLPQLRNLRFTDIRVQDVPQLVVATEIHPKKPLDGLVLANISGTCRKGMEIANATHVDIRNVTVTGFNGPLLATKNVTGKGLAGAVELPASVLPKIPDEILPPATPYILK, encoded by the coding sequence ATGACGCCGCTTCCCCGCCGCACATTTCTCAAGACCACCGCAGCCGCCGTGGCCACACTTCCGTGGATCGCGAACGAGGCGCAACATGCAAAGACTCCGACAACTCCTAAGACATCGGGAGTCACGATCCATGTGCGAGAGATGGGTGCCACCGGCGACGGCAAAACCAAAGACACACTCGCACTCCAGCAATCGCTCGATCGTTGTTCTCTGCTTGGCGGTGGTGAAGTCATTCTCTCCGCAGGTGAGTATCTAAGCGGCGCGCTGCAGCTACATTCCAACACCACACTGCGTATCGAAGAAGGCGCAACACTCACCGGCTCACCCGACATGCTGGACTATCCGCTGGCGCAGGTGCGATGGGAGGGTAAGTTCATCAAAGGCTACTCGGCCTTTATCAACGCAGTGGATGCATCCAACATTCGCATCACTGGGCCGGGCCGCATCGTCGGCAGTTCCGCTATTGTTGGACGCCTTGAAAAAGGCACGCGCATGCGCCTGCCTGCGTTGATTGAGTTCACAAACTGTCGCAACGTTACCGTGGACAACATCTTCACGAAACAGTTCGGCATGTGGTCGATCCATCCGCTACTCAGTGACAACGTGACTTTTCGCAACGTCACGATTGAAAGCGGCGCGGACGGCATTGATCCTGACTCGTGCCGCAACATGATCATCGACAACTGCACCTTCCGCACCGTGGATGACTGTATTGCTATCAAGAGCGGACGAGGCTCTGAAGCCTATCGCGTGGCGCGTCCATCCGAGAACATTCACATCTCCAACTGCACCTTCACCGACGCGCGCTGGGCCTGTGTCTCTATTGGCTCAGAAGCGTCCGGCGGCGTGCGCAACGTGGTGGTGGAGCACTGCAAGATCCTCTCCGCATACACGCACGGCGTCTACATCAAGACACGCAGCGGACGCGGAGCATTCATTGAAGACGTCATCTTCCGCGACATGGATGTCGCCGGCTGTCGAGAAGGCTTCCTTCGACTCAACAGCCTCGGCAGCGGCTTGCAGGACCAGGACCCCGTTCCCGGCGATGAAGGACTGCCGCAACTACGCAATCTACGCTTCACAGACATCCGCGTGCAGGATGTGCCACAGCTTGTCGTTGCAACCGAGATTCACCCGAAGAAGCCGCTCGACGGTCTCGTTCTCGCAAATATTTCTGGCACCTGCCGTAAGGGCATGGAGATAGCCAATGCAACTCACGTCGACATTCGCAATGTAACGGTCACCGGCTTCAACGGCCCACTATTGGCGACGAAAAACGTTACCGGCAAAGGCCTTGCAGGAGCAGTAGAACTGCCCGCATCTGTCCTTCCGAAGATCCCTGATGAGATTCTTCCACCGGCAACACCATACATTCTCAAGTAA
- a CDS encoding voltage-gated chloride channel family protein: MTPTTVGGPLLKIDFRYIFNEPFGMVRHLLRWIPLACAVGIAGGTASAILLASLTYATNLRESHIWVIFLLAPVGWLMGLMYRHFGKKVEGGNNLILEQIHDPKDVIPFRMTPLILIGTFLTHVFGGSAGREGTAVQTGASLADQLTRPLRLSPQDRRILLMTGVSAGFGSVFGTPLAGGVFGMEVLAIGAIGYDAIAPCFLAAFVGDLVTRAWEPILPGIHHTVYSVSEVPAFNVRTILYASIAGVLFGLVAMLFARITHTIASTMRRLIHRSELRPVVGGLLVTAAVFGIGYAHTGKYLGLGIPTIVAAFHTHLPFYDFAAKLVFTAVTLGTGFKGGEVTPLFFIGATMGNALSSVIPLPSSLLAGMGFVAVFAGAANTPLASTLMAMELFGAEAGAYAAIACILSYLFSGHDGIYHAQRIRSSKYAEQLPLTLEAKLQSEESADR, translated from the coding sequence ATGACTCCTACGACTGTAGGAGGCCCATTGCTCAAAATCGATTTCCGATACATTTTTAATGAACCCTTCGGCATGGTGCGTCACCTGCTGCGTTGGATTCCCCTTGCCTGTGCCGTCGGTATCGCTGGGGGAACAGCGTCCGCCATTCTGCTGGCGTCGCTGACGTACGCAACGAATCTGCGCGAGAGCCACATCTGGGTCATCTTTCTGCTTGCCCCCGTTGGATGGCTGATGGGCCTGATGTATCGCCACTTCGGCAAAAAGGTCGAAGGCGGCAACAACCTCATCCTCGAACAGATTCACGATCCCAAAGACGTCATCCCCTTCCGCATGACGCCGTTGATCCTCATCGGCACCTTCCTCACACACGTCTTTGGTGGCTCTGCAGGCCGCGAAGGAACGGCCGTACAGACCGGCGCCTCCCTCGCCGACCAACTCACGCGCCCGCTGCGCCTATCGCCCCAGGATCGCCGCATCCTCTTGATGACCGGAGTCAGCGCAGGTTTCGGCTCGGTCTTCGGGACCCCCCTGGCTGGCGGCGTCTTCGGTATGGAAGTGCTTGCCATCGGAGCCATCGGTTACGACGCTATTGCCCCCTGCTTCCTCGCCGCCTTCGTGGGTGATCTGGTAACGCGCGCATGGGAACCCATCCTGCCCGGCATTCATCACACGGTGTACTCCGTTTCTGAAGTACCAGCATTCAACGTGCGCACCATCCTCTATGCGTCGATCGCAGGCGTGCTCTTTGGATTGGTCGCGATGCTCTTCGCGCGCATCACTCACACCATCGCCAGCACCATGCGCCGCCTGATCCACCGCTCCGAACTCCGCCCGGTCGTTGGAGGACTTCTGGTCACGGCTGCAGTGTTCGGTATCGGCTACGCGCACACTGGAAAATATCTGGGACTCGGCATTCCCACAATCGTCGCGGCATTCCACACGCATCTGCCGTTTTACGATTTCGCCGCCAAGCTCGTCTTCACCGCTGTCACGTTGGGCACCGGCTTCAAAGGTGGCGAAGTCACTCCCCTGTTCTTCATCGGCGCCACAATGGGCAATGCCCTCTCCTCGGTGATTCCCCTGCCGTCTTCGCTCCTCGCTGGCATGGGCTTCGTGGCGGTCTTCGCTGGAGCTGCCAACACACCCCTGGCGTCCACACTGATGGCCATGGAGCTCTTCGGGGCCGAAGCGGGTGCCTACGCCGCCATCGCCTGCATCCTGAGCTATCTCTTCTCTGGACACGACGGCATTTATCACGCACAGCGCATCCGCAGCAGCAAATACGCAGAACAGCTTCCCCTTACCCTGGAGGCCAAACTGCAATCCGAAGAAAGCGCTGATAGATAA